The nucleotide sequence TTCGTAATCACTTCGGGCAGGCTGCCGCCGTTGGTATCGCAGGGAATGACGATGTCTGCCCCCGCGTCAGCAGCCGCTTTGATGGTTTTGAGTGCATATTCCGGGTTGGCGCGAAAGCCGTCGAAGAAATGTTCTGCGTCGTAGATGACTTCCCGTCCGCAGGATTTGATAAAGCCGACGGAATCGGCAATCATTGCCAGATTCTCTTCGAGCGAGACTCGAAGTACTTCGGTGACGTGCAGGTCCCAGGTTTTGCCGACGATGGTCACCACAGGAGCCCGTGAGTCACGCAGAGCCTGCATGCCGACATCGTCTTTGGCTTCAATCTCTTTGCGGCGGGTCATGCCGAAGGCGGTCACTTTGGCGTGCTTCAGATCCATTTCCGCGACGCGCTGGAAATATTCAGTGTCTTTCGGATTCGAAAGGGGATAGCCGCCTTCAATGTAATCGAAGCCCATTTCATCGAGCTTTGCGGTAATCTGCAGTTTGTCCTCCAGTGAGAAGTTCACGCCTTCTCCCTGGCTGCCATCCCGCAAAGTGGTGTCATACATCTGAATTCGGGCCATCGTGGGGGCTTTCTTTCTGTTTAATTAAGAAATCACTCTTGTTGCGTCTGCTGTTATTCTTTTCAGGCGTTACCGGGGCAGTGCTTGATTCGTCCTGGTCTACATAACAAAAAAACCTCAGGTTGTGACCTGAGGTTATGAAAATCTGTTAAATTGGTAATGATCCTCAAGTCATTGGGAGTCTGAAATTTCGCAAATAATAATAATGTCGCTGATGCGGACCATATTTGAGACAGACAACATAGACCAGAGAGCCTTCCTCTTGATTTGATACGATTGATAACTGACAGTCGATGGAAAGATCATAAGCAGCAGGGGAGTATGAGTCAAACGAAAAGCCGATTTCGCCCTGTTTTCAGGTCAGATTCTCAGCGAAGCAGGGGGGTAGATGCTCAAACGAACTCTTCTTCGTATTCTTCTTCCCCTAAATCGTCCTCGAACTGGTTTGCCTTCACGGCTTCCCACTCATCGAGTGTGTACAAGACTTCACGTGCCTGCGAGCCGTTATATTCACCCACGATGCCATCTTCAGCCATATAGTCTATCAACCGGGCACCACGACCGTAGCCGACTCCCAAAGCACGCTGCAGCAGTGAAACGGAACCGCGACCTTCACGAATGACGACTTCAACGGCTTCTTCGTACAGGCTGTCTTCTTTACGGTCCGATTCGCCGCCATTATTTTTCTTGGAATTGGCTGCGGTGATTTGAGCCAGTTCCGGACTGTATTCAGGTGCCATGTCACTGAAGAAGTCAATCACGCGTTCGATTTCCTCGTCACTGACATACGCGCCCTGGGCCCGTGTCAGTTTACTGGTCCCAGGTGCCAGATACAGCATGTCACCGTTGCCGAGCAGGGCGTCTGCACCGTTTTCATCCAGAACCACACGACTGTCGCCGCGACTGGCCACCTGGAATGAAACGCGGGCAGGCAGGTTGGATTTAATCAGACCGGTAATCACGTCAACCGTTGGTTTCTGAGTTGCCAGCACCAGGTGGATTCCGACAGCACGAGATTTCTGAGCCAGGCGAATAATATGTGCTTCCACGTCTTTACCAGAGGTCATCATCATGTCGGCAATTTCATCGGCGACGATCACGATCGAAGGCATTTTTTCCGGCATCTGCAATGCTTCTTCCGATTCAGGATCGATTCCAGCCAGATCCAGAACTTTATCCTTACCCAGTTTGTTGAAGCTTTCGATGTTTCTGGAGCCGCAGCGGGCAAGCAGGTCGTAGCGTTCTTCCATCTTGTCGACGGCCCACGCCAGCACGGCTTCCGCTTTTTTCATATCGGTGATCACCGGATGCATCAGATGGGGGATGCGTTTGTAGCCGCTTAACTCCACCATCTTCGGATCGATCATCAGCATTTTGACTTCGTTGGGCGTGCGGGTCATCAACAGTGACAGAATCAGTGTATTCAGACAGACACTTTTCCCGGTTCCGGTTCGACCGGCAATCAACAGGTGAGGTAATTTGGCCAGATCGGCAGTCAGAGGATGTCCGCTGACATCTTTCCCCATGAACAGGGGAATGCGACTTTTTTCTGTTTCGTCAGAGCAGGCTTCGATCAGTTCTTTCAGACGGACCATGACCTGTTTGTCGTTGGGAACTTCCACGCCGACCGTGTTTTTTCCGGGAATGGAAGGCACTACTCGCACGGAAGGCACACGTAAAGCGACTGCCAGATCGTGAGCCAGCGCGGTAACTTTGGCCACCCGCAGTCCGGGTTTCAGATCCAGTTCGAACAGTGTTAAGACAGGGCCGGTATCGATTTCGGAGACCTGGATATCAAGACCAAAATCAGCGAACGTGTTTTCCAGAACTTCGGCCGCTTCTTCCGCTTTTTTGGCTAACAACTCAAACGGGAAGTCTTCCGCATCTTCCAGCAGGTCTAACCCGGGCAGCTTATAGGAGCTGTTTTTTTTTTGCTCGATTGGCTGAGTCTGTCGCGCCACGCGAATTCCCGCCGGCGGATTGACTTTGATCGGCTTGCGTTTTTTAGGCTTTACTTTCGCTTTGGGAACGGCGACGACTTCTTCTTCGTATTCGTCTTCCTCTTCAGCGACAATTTCTTCTTCCTCTTCATACTCTTCTTCGTCTGCTTCTTCTTCAGTTTCATCCACTTCAGCCGATTCACGACTCAAGGCTTTGAAAGGAAAGGTGAGGCAGGAAAAGAAGAGACGTACCGGCAGCGTATCTGCTGTCAGCAACAGTCCAGCCAGAAACATCGAGGTCAG is from Gimesia maris and encodes:
- a CDS encoding DNA translocase FtsK, giving the protein MIDIQRFKTDLIALGLLAATVFLGLSLFSYDPADPPAQLVYPVRDVAQNLCGDSGAQIAHYLRTGFGIGAWGIFLALIVVDMRMFSRQETSGVLVELIGLSLILISACIVSQMMLGQNSATPLIGSGGYIGALGFSLLETRFSVAGSLILLTSMFLAGLLLTADTLPVRLFFSCLTFPFKALSRESAEVDETEEEADEEEYEEEEEIVAEEEDEYEEEVVAVPKAKVKPKKRKPIKVNPPAGIRVARQTQPIEQKKNSSYKLPGLDLLEDAEDFPFELLAKKAEEAAEVLENTFADFGLDIQVSEIDTGPVLTLFELDLKPGLRVAKVTALAHDLAVALRVPSVRVVPSIPGKNTVGVEVPNDKQVMVRLKELIEACSDETEKSRIPLFMGKDVSGHPLTADLAKLPHLLIAGRTGTGKSVCLNTLILSLLMTRTPNEVKMLMIDPKMVELSGYKRIPHLMHPVITDMKKAEAVLAWAVDKMEERYDLLARCGSRNIESFNKLGKDKVLDLAGIDPESEEALQMPEKMPSIVIVADEIADMMMTSGKDVEAHIIRLAQKSRAVGIHLVLATQKPTVDVITGLIKSNLPARVSFQVASRGDSRVVLDENGADALLGNGDMLYLAPGTSKLTRAQGAYVSDEEIERVIDFFSDMAPEYSPELAQITAANSKKNNGGESDRKEDSLYEEAVEVVIREGRGSVSLLQRALGVGYGRGARLIDYMAEDGIVGEYNGSQAREVLYTLDEWEAVKANQFEDDLGEEEYEEEFV